The Daucus carota subsp. sativus chromosome 9, DH1 v3.0, whole genome shotgun sequence genome window below encodes:
- the LOC108225932 gene encoding agamous-like MADS-box protein AGL62: MATKSKGRQKIVMAKMSKESNLMVTFSKRRSGLFKNASELSTLCGVEIAIIVFSPRKIVFSFGYSNVEQIFDKFLNAQNPSPTNLTMLQLVHALSSARVRLLNTELSQLLNYCEEQKKQREELVKLSKQRQDMFWWETPVDDLRFEQLDRLKTGMEDLKRNIATQAQNLVMMEQALALDGYFL; the protein is encoded by the coding sequence ATGGCAACAAAGAGCAAGGGTCGCCAAAAGATTGTTATGGCAAAAATGAGCAAGGAAAGTAATCTCATGGTTACATTCTCCAAAAGGCGTTCCGGGTTATTCAAGAATGCGAGTGAGCTTAGCACCCTCTGTGGTGTAGAGATTGCAATCATCGTCTTCTCTCCTCGGAAAATAGTGTTCTCATTTGGATATTCGAATGTTGAACAAATCTTTGATAAGTTCCTCAATGCTCAAAATCCCAGTCCAACGAATTTGACCATGCTTCAACTTGTACACGCTCTTAGCAGTGCTAGGGTTCGCCTACTGAACACAGAACTCTCTCAGTTGCTTAATTATTGTGAGGAACAGAAAAAACAAAGAGAGGAGCTCGTAAAACTAAGCAAGCAACGACAAGACATGTTCTGGTGGGAGACTCCGGTTGATGATCTTCGATTTGAACAACTTGATCGGTTGAAAACAGGAATGGAGGACCTCAAGAGAAACATCGCCACACAGGCTCAGAATCTTGTGATGATGGAGCAAGCACTAGCACTAGATGGGTACTTTCTATGA